One genomic region from Eptesicus fuscus isolate TK198812 chromosome 18, DD_ASM_mEF_20220401, whole genome shotgun sequence encodes:
- the WDR6 gene encoding WD repeat-containing protein 6 — MDAPEDYAWPRATSELMLLPVTGLECVRERLLAGEGPDMLVYSLDFGGHLRMMKRVQNLLGHYLIHGFRVRPEPKGDLDVEAMVAAFGSKGLRVVKMSWGQGRFRELWRSGLWTMPDWVWDARWLEGNMALALGHNSVVLYDPVIGCLLQDVPCTERCTLSSACLIGDTWKELTVVAGAVSNQLLVWYPAAALVDSKPVAPDRRVSGHVGAVFSMSYLESKGLLATASEDRSVRIWKVGDLRVPGGRVQSIGHCFGHSARVWQVKLLENYLVSAGEDCVCLVWSHEGEILHAFRGHQGRGIRALAAHEKQAWVITGGDDSGIRLWHLVGRGHPGSGASALSFKSPSRPGALKAVTLAGSWRVLAVTDSGVLYLYDLEVKCWELLLEDKRFQSYCLLEAAPGPEGFGLCAMANGEGHVKVVPINTPTAAVDLALFPGKVHSVSWALRGYEELLLLASGPGGVVACLEVTAAPSGKAIFVQERCRYRLPPSKQRWHTCSAFLPPGDFLVCGDRRGSVLLFPSRPALLQDLGLGGQAEAGAGDLGGGGDGGEGETALTEWGPVSILRSLHGKQGVTSVTCHGGFVYSTGRDGAYYQLLVRGSQLQPVLRRKCCRGMSWVAGLRVMADGSTVILGFHANEFVVWSPRSHEKLHVVPCGGGHRSWAFSDTEAAMAFACLKDGDVLLYRALGGCTRPHVLLRESLHGREITCVKRVGTITLGPEFELPSFMQPEDLEPGSEGPSLIDIVITCSEDTTICVLALPTATGSAHALTAVCNHISSVRAVAVWGVSTPAGPQDPRPGLTARVVSAGGRAEMHCFNITVTLDPSAPSRLACHVMHLSSHRLDEDWASRRGRHRMVKVDPETRYMCLAVCELDPPDLGPLVAAACSDGAVRLFHLQDSGRRLQLLAETFHHQRCVLKVHSFTHQAPSQRRRLLLCSAATDGSLAFWDLTTVLDHGSAALEPPADPGLPYRLGPPCLTVQAHSCGVNSLHTLPTREGHLVASGSEDGSLHVFVLAVELPERDEAGGGAELAPQLHVLEEHSVPCAHAAHVTGLHVLSPSLMVSASIDQRLTFWRLGHGEPTFINSTVYHVPDVADMDCWPVSPEFGHRCALGGQGLEVYNWYD, encoded by the exons GTGAGGGGCCGGACATGCTGGTGTACAGCCTGGATTTTGGGGGGCACCTGCGGATGATGAAGCGAGTGCAGAACCTGCTCGGCCACTATCTTATCCACGGGTTCCGGGTGCGACCAGAGCCCAAAGGAGACCTTGACGTGGAGGCCATGGTCGCCGCGTTCGGGAGCAAGGGCCTCCGAGTCGTGAAGatgagctgggggcagggccgctTTCGGGAGCTATGGCGCTCGGGCCTGTGGACCATGCCCGACTGGGTCTGGGACGCACGCTGGCTCGAGGGGAACATGGCCTTGGCCCTGGGCCACAACTCGGTGGTGTTATACGACCCCgtcataggctgcctcctgcaggacgtTCCCTGCACCGAGAGGTGCACCCTCTCCTCGGCCTGTCTGATCGGCGACACCTGGAAGGAGCTGACCGTCGTGGCAGGTGCTGTTTCCAACCAGCTGCTGGTCTGGTACCCGGCGGCCGCGTTGGTGGACAGTAAGCCCGTGGCCCCTGACCGGCGGGTCAGTGGGCACGTGGGTGCCGTCTTCAGCATGTCGTACCTGGAGAGCAAGGGCTTGCTGGCCACCGCGTCAGAAGACCGAAGTGTTCGCATCTGGAAGGTGGGCGACCTGCGGGTGCCGGGGGGTCGGGTGCAGAGTATTGGGCACTGCTTTGGGCACAGCGCCCGCGTGTGGCAGGTCAAGCTGCTGGAGAATTACCTGGTCAGTGCGGGAGAGGACTGTGTCTGCTTGGTGTGGAGCCACGAAGGGGAGATCCTCCATGCTTTTCGGGGCCACCAGGGCCGTGGGATCCGGGCCCTCGCTGCCCACGAGAAGCAAGCCTGGGTGATCACGGGGGGTGACGACTCGGGCATCCGGCTGTGGCACCTGGTAGGGCGTGGGCACCCAGGTTCCGGGGCCTCTGCTCTCTCCTTCAAGTCCCCCAGCAGGCCAGGTGCCCTCAAGGCTGTGACGCTGGCTGGCTCGTGGCGAGTGTTGGCGGTGACGGACTCAGGCGTCCTGTACCTCTATGACCTTGAGGTCAAGTGCTGGGAGCTCCTGCTGGAGGACAAGCGCTTCCAGTCCTACTGCCTTCTGGAGGCAGCCCCCGGGCCGGAGGGCTTCGGGCTGTGCGCCATGGCCAACGGGGAGGGGCACGTCAAGGTGGTCCCCATCAACACGCCCACGGCGGCCGTGGACCTGGCCCTGTTCCCGGGCAAGGTGCACAGCGTGAGCTGGGCCCTGCGTGGCTAcgaggagctgctgctgctggcgtCGGGCCCCGGCGGCGTGGTGGCCTGCCTGGAGGTCACGGCCGCCCCCTCCGGCAAGGCCATCTTCGTCCAGGAACGTTGCCGGTACCGGCTGCCTCCCAGCAAGCAGCGATGGCACACGTGCAGTGCCTTCCTGCCCCCGGGCGACTTCCTGGTGTGTGGGGACCGACGGGGCTCGGTGCTGCTGTTCCCCTCCAGGCCGGCTCTGCTCCAGGATCTGGGGCTTGGAGGCCAGGCCGAGGCTGGTGCCGGAGACCTCGGCGGGGGTGGAGACGGTGGCGAGGGGGAGACCGCCTTGACTGAGTGGGGCCCCGTGTCCATCCTCCGGTCCCTGCACGGGAAGCAGGGTGTGACCTCGGTCACCTGCCATGGTGGCTTCGTGTACAGCACCGGGCGCGACGGTGCCTACTACCAGCTCCTCGTGCGAGGCAGCCAGCTGCAGCCCGTCCTGCGGCGGAAGTGCTGTCGGGGCATGAGCTGGGTGGCCGGGCTGCGTGTGATGGCTGATGGGAGCACGGTCATCCTGGGTTTCCACGCCAACGAGTTCGTGGTGTGGAGCCCCCGGTCGCACGAGAAGCTGCACGTGGTCCCCTGCGGCGGCGGCCACCGCTCCTGGGCCTTCTCGGACACCGAGGCGGCCATGGCCTTTGCCTGCCTCAAGGACGGTGACGTCCTGCTGTACCGGGCTCTCGGCGGCTGCACCCGGCCACATGTGCTGCTCCGGGAGAGCCTGCATGGCCGGGAGATCACGTGTGTCAAGCGTGTGGGCACCATCACGCTGGGGCCCGAGTTCGAGCTGCCCAGCTTCATGCAGCCCGAGGACCTGGAGCCGGGCAGCGAGGGGCCCAGCCTGATCGACATCGTGATCACGTGCAGCGAGGACACCACCATCTGTGTCCTGGCGCTGCCCACGGCGACGGGCTCCGCCCACGCGCTGACAGCCGTCTGTAACCACATCTCCTCGGTGCGCGCCGTGGCCGTGTGGGGCGTTAGCACCCCAGCTGGCCCTCAGGATCCTCGCCCGGGCCTGACTGCCCGCGTGGTGTCTGCGGGGGGCCGGGCGGAGATGCACTGCTTCAACATCACGGTCACCCTGGACCCCAGCGCCCCGAGCCGCCTCGCCTGCCACGTCATGCACCTCTCATCCCACCGGCTGGACGAGGACTGGGCCTCTCGGCGCGGCCGGCACCGCATGGTCAAGGTGGACCCAGAGACCAG GTACATGTGCCTAGCCGTGTGTGAGCTTGACCCGCCTGACCTCGGCCCCCTCGTGGCTGCAGCCTGTAGTGACGGCGCAGTGCG gctcttCCATTTGCAGGACTCCGGGCGGCGGCTGCAGCTCTTGGCAGAAACCTTCCACCACCAGCGCTGTGTCCTCAAGGTCCACTCCTTCACACACCAGGCGCCCAGCCAGCGGCG GAGACTGCTCCTGTGCAGCGCGGCCACCGATGGCAGCCTGGCCTTCTGGGACCTCACCACGGTGCTGGACCACGGCTCCGCTGCCCTGGAGCCTCCCGCAGACCCCGGGCTGCCCTATC ggctggGCCCCCCCTGCCTGACGGTCCAGGCTCACAGCTGTGGCGTCAACAGCCTGCACACCCTGCCCACACGCGAGGGCCACCTCGTGGCGAGTGGCAGCGAGGATGGCTCCCTCCACGTCTTCGTGCTTGCCGTGGAGTTGCCAGAGCGGGACGAGGCTGGGGGGGGTGCCGAGCTGGCCCCCCAGCTGCACGTGCTGGAGGAGCACTCGGTCCCCTGTGCACATGCTGCTCACGTGACAGGCCTCCACGTGCTGAGCCCCAGCCTCATGGTCTCCGCCTCCATTGATCAGCGGCTGACCTTCTGGCGCCTGGGGCATGGCGAACCCACCTTCATCAACAGCACAGTGTACCACGTGCCCGACGTGGCCGACATGGACTGCTGGCCCGTGAGCCCCGAGTTTGGTCACCGCTGTGCTCTTGGGGGCCAGGGACTCGAGGTTTACAACTGGTACGACTGA